A single region of the Chryseobacterium culicis genome encodes:
- a CDS encoding TonB-dependent receptor plug domain-containing protein, with protein MKVSLLAGAVFLTAGGFLSAQNVEFYHDGQLKKGELLTREIEKCKGLVYKDQTLTFKGSCQITLLNADNKKEKITLKEGEELTAKFIQFKENFLDKPAIRIEGVQLTARKKQFSEIAIQQEALQNLQSFSIGDVLQQLPGQYVQQFDNTQFKNIVFRTASGSSVTGSGNIPGGDDFGNRAFGVQLMVNDIALSNNENMQSYDSANSGPFGISFSTSTNGGNLTPSQPNYGVDLREISTENIESIEVIQGVPDAKYGDLTSGLIKVTTIAKASPLRLDASLRDGTYQVGVTKGFKLKNNNALNVSVGYMNSLSDPRTSLVGYDRTNVNFLWSSKNKNGFSNKFSASFSTNTSKGKRDPDDLDGMIINVDNKSFSLGNNITYNFNRNGSKPFFRTINADVGISYSTQLTERRFWLNQGARPYGNSTTDGVYYAPYTPPSYENQAFSDGKPLNVFTDLSVNGSKMTASKWVHMYSIGANFRYGNNFGKGRYGTAGQFTTFNAAGQGSNGMRDFNYRDHVFASKQYAFYIQDNITKAFANKHILRTNLGLRYDLQNSYSTYSPRVNTSYQMGKFSVRGGFGLTSKAPSLNQIYTAPRYFDFLLGDYRLPGYYSAAIMQTVVTPGDNANLKPSRSWKTEVGMDYRFPFATVNLTAYYNRLFDGFTTASVHKIMDKAKVNVNVSGTEVPTFEVIGTEKFNYLQNRIVNGYQSVDKGLELMASFKKIEALNLVIGFNASYVETSGHKDEGLYKIAAPKIADKDYEYGIYNDSRNKSSMARASFSFDYHLASSGLIIGLRTDHFLSDRTLNGVNDIYPIGYIKHDGETQMIPENDRTNPKYQGLFLKPSDEKLSGLYNKTLHNIHLRVTKDFLSGFRLSIYVSNVFNLKAYDERGAVYGNFTSTSFGGNISYRF; from the coding sequence GTGAAAGTATCGTTATTAGCAGGTGCTGTTTTTTTAACAGCAGGAGGTTTCTTGTCTGCACAGAATGTAGAGTTCTATCATGATGGACAACTTAAAAAGGGAGAACTTCTGACCAGAGAAATAGAAAAATGTAAAGGCTTGGTCTACAAAGATCAGACTCTGACTTTTAAAGGAAGTTGCCAGATAACCCTCCTGAATGCCGACAATAAAAAAGAAAAAATCACTCTAAAAGAAGGAGAAGAGCTTACCGCAAAATTCATTCAATTCAAAGAAAATTTTTTAGATAAACCAGCGATTAGAATTGAAGGAGTACAACTTACCGCCAGAAAAAAACAGTTTTCTGAAATTGCTATCCAGCAGGAAGCCCTTCAAAATTTACAATCATTTTCTATCGGAGATGTTTTACAGCAATTACCAGGTCAATATGTACAACAGTTTGACAATACCCAGTTTAAAAATATCGTTTTCAGAACTGCAAGCGGATCATCTGTAACAGGATCCGGGAATATTCCCGGTGGAGATGATTTTGGAAACAGAGCATTTGGTGTACAGTTGATGGTCAACGATATTGCCTTATCCAATAATGAAAATATGCAGAGCTATGATTCTGCGAACAGCGGTCCCTTCGGGATAAGTTTTAGTACTTCCACCAATGGAGGAAATTTAACACCAAGCCAACCGAATTACGGGGTCGATTTAAGAGAAATTTCGACTGAAAATATTGAAAGTATTGAAGTCATACAAGGGGTTCCGGATGCTAAATATGGAGATTTAACTTCAGGACTTATCAAGGTTACAACCATTGCCAAAGCATCACCACTCCGCTTGGATGCATCGCTCAGAGATGGAACTTATCAGGTAGGGGTTACAAAAGGATTTAAGCTTAAAAACAACAATGCCCTGAATGTATCTGTGGGCTATATGAATTCACTTTCTGATCCAAGAACCAGTCTGGTAGGATATGACAGAACAAATGTCAACTTCCTTTGGTCATCAAAAAATAAAAACGGTTTCAGTAATAAATTCTCAGCTTCGTTTTCTACCAATACCAGCAAAGGGAAAAGAGATCCCGATGATCTGGACGGAATGATTATCAATGTAGATAACAAGAGTTTTTCATTAGGAAATAATATAACTTATAACTTTAATCGAAACGGAAGCAAACCATTTTTCAGAACGATCAATGCAGATGTAGGGATCAGCTATTCAACGCAGCTTACAGAGAGAAGATTCTGGCTTAACCAGGGAGCCCGTCCCTATGGAAATTCAACCACTGATGGCGTTTATTATGCTCCTTATACACCCCCAAGTTATGAAAATCAGGCCTTCTCAGACGGTAAACCTCTTAATGTTTTCACTGATTTAAGTGTGAACGGCAGTAAAATGACAGCCTCCAAATGGGTTCATATGTACAGCATCGGAGCAAACTTCAGATATGGAAATAACTTCGGAAAAGGCCGTTACGGAACTGCAGGACAGTTTACAACATTTAATGCGGCAGGTCAGGGATCAAACGGAATGAGAGACTTTAATTATCGTGATCATGTTTTTGCATCCAAACAATATGCATTCTATATTCAGGATAATATTACGAAAGCTTTTGCGAATAAACATATCTTAAGAACCAATCTGGGACTTCGTTATGATCTGCAGAATTCATATTCTACCTATTCCCCAAGGGTAAACACTTCGTATCAAATGGGTAAATTTTCTGTAAGAGGAGGTTTTGGGCTCACTTCCAAAGCTCCTTCTTTGAATCAGATTTACACGGCACCAAGATATTTTGACTTCCTTCTTGGTGATTATCGTCTGCCGGGATATTATTCAGCTGCGATCATGCAAACTGTTGTTACGCCGGGAGATAATGCCAATCTGAAACCGTCACGAAGCTGGAAAACTGAAGTAGGGATGGATTACAGATTTCCTTTTGCAACAGTGAACCTTACAGCTTATTACAACCGATTATTTGATGGGTTTACCACAGCAAGTGTTCATAAAATTATGGATAAGGCGAAAGTAAATGTCAATGTCTCAGGAACAGAAGTACCTACTTTTGAAGTGATAGGAACAGAAAAATTTAATTATCTCCAAAACAGAATCGTTAACGGATATCAGTCCGTAGATAAAGGACTGGAGCTGATGGCAAGCTTCAAAAAGATCGAGGCTTTAAATCTTGTTATAGGTTTCAATGCCAGTTATGTAGAAACTTCCGGCCATAAAGATGAAGGTCTTTACAAGATCGCTGCTCCTAAGATTGCAGATAAAGACTATGAATATGGAATTTATAACGATTCCCGAAACAAAAGTTCTATGGCCAGAGCAAGTTTCAGTTTTGACTATCACCTGGCCTCATCAGGATTGATTATCGGTTTGAGAACAGATCATTTCCTTTCAGACAGAACCCTCAATGGGGTCAATGATATTTATCCGATAGGGTATATCAAACATGATGGAGAGACACAGATGATTCCGGAAAATGACCGTACTAATCCAAAATATCAGGGACTTTTCCTGAAACCTTCCGATGAAAAACTTTCAGGTTTATATAACAAAACCCTGCATAATATTCATTTAAGAGTTACCAAGGATTTCCTGAGCGGCTTCAGACTTTCAATCTATGTGAGTAATGTTTTCAATTTAAAAGCATACGACGAAAGAGGAGCTGTATACGGCAACTTTACATCTACCTCGTTTGGAGGAAATATTTCATACCGATTTTAA
- the dnaK gene encoding molecular chaperone DnaK, producing MSKIIGIDLGTTNSCVAVMEGKDPVVIPNAEGKRTTPSIVAFTEDGERKVGDPAKRQAVTNPTKTVYSIKRFIGTHFKDDASEITRVPYKVVAGPNDTVKVKIDDREYTPQEISAMTLQKMKKTAEDYLGQEVTRAVITVPAYFNDAQRQATKEAGEIAGLKVERIINEPTAAALAYGLDKNHKDQKIAVYDLGGGTFDISILDLGDGVFEVLSTNGDTHLGGDDFDDVIINWMADEFKAEEGVDLKSDAIALQRLKEAAEKAKIELSSSPQTEINLPYITATATGPKHLVKSLTKAKFEQLSADLVRRSMEPVAKALKDAGLSTSDIDEVILVGGSTRIPIIQEEVEKFFGKKPSKGVNPDEVVAIGAAIQGGVLTGDVKDVLLLDVTPLSLGIETMGSVFTKLIEANTTIPTKKSEVFSTASDNQPAVSIRVGQGERSMFNDNKEIGRFDLQDIPPAPRGVPQIEVTFDIDANGILSVSAKDKGTGKEQSIKIQASSGLSDEEIERMKKEAQENSAADAKRKEEVEIFNKADGLIFQTEKQLKEFGEKLSADKKAAIEAAHGELKTAFEAKNADDVKAKTEALDAAWMAASEELYAAGQQPGADAGAGAQNAGGNAGAEDVQDADFEEVK from the coding sequence ATGAGTAAAATAATTGGAATTGACTTAGGAACAACCAACTCTTGTGTTGCTGTAATGGAGGGTAAAGACCCTGTTGTTATTCCTAACGCAGAAGGTAAGAGAACTACTCCTTCTATCGTAGCTTTTACGGAAGATGGAGAAAGAAAAGTAGGTGATCCTGCAAAAAGACAGGCTGTAACGAATCCAACAAAGACTGTTTACTCTATTAAAAGATTTATCGGAACTCACTTTAAAGATGATGCTTCTGAAATCACAAGAGTACCTTATAAAGTAGTTGCCGGACCAAACGATACAGTAAAAGTAAAAATCGACGATAGAGAATATACTCCACAGGAAATTTCTGCAATGACTCTTCAGAAAATGAAGAAAACTGCTGAAGATTATCTTGGACAGGAAGTAACAAGAGCGGTAATTACTGTTCCTGCATACTTCAACGATGCACAGAGACAAGCTACTAAAGAAGCTGGTGAAATTGCTGGTCTTAAAGTAGAAAGAATTATCAATGAGCCTACAGCTGCAGCATTAGCTTACGGTCTTGATAAAAACCATAAAGATCAGAAAATCGCAGTATATGACCTTGGAGGTGGTACTTTCGATATCTCAATCCTTGATTTAGGAGACGGTGTATTCGAAGTATTGTCTACAAACGGTGATACACACTTAGGAGGTGATGACTTTGATGATGTGATCATCAACTGGATGGCTGACGAGTTCAAAGCTGAAGAAGGTGTAGATTTAAAATCTGATGCCATTGCTCTTCAAAGATTGAAAGAAGCTGCAGAAAAAGCTAAAATTGAATTATCTTCTTCTCCTCAGACTGAAATCAACTTACCTTATATCACAGCTACTGCTACTGGCCCTAAACACTTAGTGAAGTCTTTAACAAAAGCTAAATTCGAGCAATTATCTGCTGATCTTGTAAGAAGATCTATGGAGCCTGTTGCTAAAGCGTTAAAAGATGCTGGTTTATCAACTTCTGATATTGACGAAGTAATCTTGGTAGGTGGTTCTACAAGAATCCCAATCATCCAGGAAGAAGTAGAAAAATTCTTCGGTAAAAAACCATCTAAAGGAGTTAACCCGGATGAGGTTGTAGCAATTGGTGCAGCGATCCAGGGAGGTGTATTGACAGGTGATGTAAAAGACGTATTACTACTTGACGTTACTCCACTTTCTTTAGGAATCGAAACAATGGGTTCTGTATTCACTAAATTAATTGAAGCGAATACTACCATCCCAACTAAGAAATCTGAAGTATTCTCTACTGCATCTGACAACCAGCCAGCAGTAAGCATCAGAGTAGGTCAAGGTGAAAGATCAATGTTCAACGATAACAAGGAAATCGGTAGATTCGATCTTCAGGATATTCCACCAGCACCAAGAGGAGTTCCTCAAATTGAAGTAACTTTCGATATTGATGCTAACGGTATCCTAAGCGTATCAGCTAAAGATAAAGGAACTGGTAAAGAACAGTCTATCAAAATTCAGGCTTCTTCAGGTCTTTCCGACGAAGAAATCGAAAGAATGAAGAAAGAAGCTCAGGAAAACTCTGCAGCAGATGCTAAGAGAAAAGAAGAAGTTGAAATCTTCAACAAAGCTGACGGATTGATCTTCCAGACTGAAAAGCAATTAAAAGAATTCGGTGAGAAACTTTCTGCTGACAAAAAAGCAGCAATCGAAGCAGCTCATGGAGAATTAAAGACAGCTTTCGAAGCTAAAAATGCTGATGATGTTAAAGCTAAAACTGAAGCATTAGATGCAGCATGGATGGCCGCTTCTGAAGAGTTATATGCAGCGGGTCAACAGCCAGGTGCTGATGCAGGTGCTGGAGCTCAGAATGCTGGTGGAAACGCTGGAGCTGAGGATGTACAGGATGCAGACTTCGAGGAAGTAAAATAA
- a CDS encoding zinc-dependent metalloprotease — translation MKKILLLTAGFLMANMYGQRECATDLKMKEFYARNPQALAKKEDLRNYLTSKSAAANTVAKNGQTVVTIPVVVHVLYGSAAQNISDAQIASQIAILNNDFRKLNSNFASVVPDAFKPYAADMELTFCMATKTPTGASTTGIERKSVSSGFDFANEYYQASGLTAWDPTKYLNIWVGNMPNPYLGWAYLPDAAGYPEDGLAIGYKYFGTTGAAVAPYNGGRTATHEIGHYFGLLHPWGEDGSACGTADNDDGCADTPAINDAHYGGNVFPDNGFMCTPTANGAMFMNFMDYVTDTEMAFFTNDQKTIKTNTMAGPRASLLNSNACAFLSVNDVEKVNSINLFPNPTTQYISIASPLAPINEVEIFNAEGRLVKKAFIKNETDKIDVKDFVSGTYYVRTYNGKDFVKSMKFIKK, via the coding sequence ATGAAAAAAATTTTACTATTGACAGCCGGCTTTCTGATGGCTAATATGTATGGTCAGAGAGAATGTGCCACTGATTTGAAGATGAAGGAGTTTTATGCGAGAAATCCGCAGGCTCTGGCAAAAAAAGAAGATTTAAGAAATTACCTAACCAGTAAGAGCGCAGCTGCTAATACAGTAGCTAAAAACGGTCAGACTGTTGTTACCATTCCGGTTGTAGTCCATGTTCTTTATGGAAGTGCTGCTCAGAATATTTCGGATGCTCAGATTGCATCGCAGATTGCTATTCTGAATAATGATTTTAGAAAATTGAATTCGAATTTCGCTTCTGTAGTTCCTGATGCATTCAAACCTTATGCGGCGGATATGGAACTGACATTTTGTATGGCAACAAAAACGCCTACAGGAGCTTCTACTACTGGGATTGAAAGAAAATCTGTTTCTTCAGGTTTCGATTTTGCGAATGAATATTATCAGGCTTCAGGGCTTACGGCCTGGGATCCTACTAAATATTTGAACATCTGGGTAGGAAATATGCCTAACCCTTATCTTGGCTGGGCTTATCTGCCGGATGCTGCCGGATACCCTGAAGACGGACTTGCTATCGGGTATAAATATTTCGGAACTACAGGAGCTGCGGTTGCACCTTATAATGGTGGACGAACTGCAACCCATGAAATAGGACATTATTTCGGATTACTTCACCCTTGGGGAGAAGATGGTAGCGCATGCGGAACAGCGGATAATGATGATGGCTGTGCAGATACTCCTGCTATTAATGATGCTCATTACGGGGGTAATGTTTTTCCGGATAATGGATTCATGTGTACGCCTACTGCCAATGGTGCAATGTTCATGAATTTTATGGATTATGTGACAGATACTGAGATGGCATTCTTTACCAATGATCAGAAAACAATCAAGACCAATACAATGGCTGGCCCGAGAGCAAGCCTTCTGAATTCTAATGCATGTGCATTTCTATCAGTAAATGATGTGGAAAAGGTAAATTCTATCAATCTTTTCCCTAACCCTACTACACAATATATTTCCATTGCTTCTCCTTTAGCACCTATAAACGAGGTAGAAATTTTCAACGCTGAAGGTAGGCTTGTGAAAAAAGCGTTTATTAAAAATGAAACAGATAAAATTGATGTGAAAGATTTTGTCAGTGGTACTTACTATGTGAGAACTTACAATGGCAAAGACTTCGTGAAATCAATGAAGTTTATCAAAAAATAA
- the ppk1 gene encoding polyphosphate kinase 1 — MSIHFNPRDITWLAFNERVLQEAMDEKVPLHLRIRFLGIFSNNLDEFFRVRVAGLKRAMDFKEKVIAESFYQPPTKILQRINEVVMRQQLNFDKTWKKIQTEMADHKVFIKNAKNLTAKQKEFVRQYFDEVVESNVIPILLHENTPMPYLRDKSLYLGVAMRKKDWQYSSNYAIIEIPSRFVGRFVLLPTEDPEEKNVMLLEDVITFNLPHIFSYFGYDEFAANAFKVTKDAELDLDNDIRTNFAEKIEKGLKNRRKGKPTRFVFDKDMDKALLELLIRKLNLTKKDSIIPGGKIHNFKHFMDFPDVFETYERPVERTSFTHQAFEHGERVTDVILKEDVLLTFPYHKYNPVIDLLREAAMDPDVKSIQITAYRLASSSKIINALIYAARNGKEVTVMLELQARFDEESNLEWKDMLEPEGITVLVGIPNKKVHAKLCVIKKRAHNKTIQYGFVSTGNFNEKTARIYGDHLLLTADRGIMADINKVFNVLKKPKDDFISILKTCKNLLVCPQFMREKIVHHIDKEIEEAKAGRRAEIIIKVNSLSDRLLIEKLYDAAKAGVVTRLIVRGIYCAVNQKDFKEKIKAISIVDEYLEHARVMYFYNKGTEDMYISSADWMTRNLDYRIEAAAKITDKNLKKELKDILDIQLRDNVKARILDKRLSNEYVRNEKQECRSQIETYKYLKAKTSKK; from the coding sequence ATGTCAATACACTTTAATCCAAGAGATATTACATGGCTTGCCTTTAACGAAAGAGTTTTGCAGGAGGCTATGGATGAAAAAGTACCCTTACATTTAAGAATACGTTTCCTGGGAATTTTCTCCAACAATTTAGATGAATTTTTCAGAGTACGTGTTGCCGGATTAAAGCGTGCCATGGATTTTAAGGAAAAAGTGATTGCTGAATCTTTCTATCAGCCTCCTACCAAAATTCTTCAGAGAATCAATGAGGTCGTTATGAGACAGCAGCTGAATTTCGATAAAACCTGGAAAAAAATCCAGACTGAAATGGCTGATCATAAAGTTTTTATTAAAAACGCCAAAAACCTGACAGCAAAACAGAAAGAGTTTGTCCGACAATATTTTGACGAAGTGGTAGAATCCAATGTGATCCCGATTCTTCTTCATGAAAATACACCTATGCCCTACCTGAGAGACAAAAGTCTTTACCTGGGCGTAGCCATGAGAAAAAAAGACTGGCAGTATTCCAGTAATTATGCAATTATTGAAATTCCTTCCCGTTTTGTGGGACGATTCGTATTACTGCCAACGGAAGATCCGGAAGAAAAAAATGTCATGTTACTGGAAGATGTGATTACCTTTAACCTTCCTCACATATTTTCTTATTTCGGATATGATGAGTTTGCAGCCAATGCCTTTAAAGTAACAAAAGATGCGGAACTGGATCTGGATAATGATATCAGAACCAACTTCGCAGAAAAGATAGAAAAAGGCCTCAAAAACAGAAGAAAAGGAAAACCTACCCGTTTTGTTTTTGATAAAGATATGGATAAAGCTCTCCTGGAACTTCTTATCAGAAAGCTGAATCTGACCAAGAAAGACAGCATCATTCCCGGAGGAAAAATTCATAATTTCAAGCATTTCATGGACTTTCCTGATGTTTTTGAAACGTATGAAAGACCGGTGGAAAGAACCTCTTTTACCCATCAGGCATTTGAACACGGGGAAAGGGTAACGGATGTTATTTTAAAAGAAGACGTTCTCCTTACTTTTCCTTACCACAAGTATAATCCGGTGATTGACCTTCTTCGCGAAGCTGCCATGGATCCGGATGTAAAATCCATACAGATCACGGCTTATCGTCTGGCCAGCAGCTCAAAAATCATCAATGCACTAATCTATGCGGCACGAAATGGTAAGGAAGTGACGGTGATGCTGGAACTTCAGGCAAGATTTGATGAAGAATCCAATCTGGAATGGAAAGACATGCTGGAACCGGAAGGAATTACCGTTCTTGTTGGTATCCCCAATAAAAAAGTACATGCCAAGCTTTGTGTTATCAAAAAGAGAGCCCACAACAAAACGATTCAATATGGATTTGTAAGTACGGGAAACTTCAATGAAAAAACGGCAAGAATATATGGAGACCACCTGTTGTTAACTGCTGACCGTGGCATCATGGCAGATATCAATAAAGTCTTCAATGTATTGAAAAAACCGAAAGATGATTTTATTTCCATTTTGAAAACTTGTAAAAATTTATTAGTTTGCCCTCAGTTTATGCGTGAAAAGATTGTTCACCATATCGATAAAGAAATTGAAGAAGCTAAAGCAGGACGGAGAGCAGAGATCATCATAAAAGTAAATTCTCTGAGCGACAGGCTGTTGATAGAAAAATTATATGATGCCGCAAAAGCTGGCGTAGTAACCAGACTGATTGTAAGAGGAATCTATTGTGCCGTCAACCAAAAGGATTTTAAAGAAAAAATAAAAGCTATAAGTATTGTAGATGAATATCTGGAACATGCCAGAGTAATGTATTTCTACAATAAAGGAACTGAAGACATGTATATTTCTTCTGCCGATTGGATGACCAGAAACCTGGATTACAGGATTGAAGCAGCCGCTAAAATTACGGACAAGAACCTGAAGAAAGAATTAAAAGACATTCTTGACATTCAGCTTAGGGATAATGTAAAAGCCAGAATTCTGGATAAGAGACTGAGCAATGAATATGTAAGAAATGAAAAACAAGAATGCCGATCACAAATAGAAACCTATAAATATTTAAAAGCTAAAACAAGCAAAAAATGA
- a CDS encoding exopolyphosphatase, producing MKIAAIDIGSNAARLLINEVKINNRKPEFIKLNLLRIPLRLGMDVFTIGKIGPEREKMVIDSMKIFSDLMKIYKVDHYRACATSAMRDAANGNEIINLVKETSGINIEIISGDEEATLIYENHVAEGLDKEFAYLYIDVGGGSTELTFYENGKMVYEKSFNIGTIRLLNNLVTMDNWKEMKDEIKKNIVSKKPIVAIGSGGNINKVFSMSKTKDGKPMSLSHLKKVYREFNELSVEERMSNYNLREDRADVLVHALGIFNNVMSWSDINRIFVPKISVADGLIHNIYSQLQHKK from the coding sequence ATGAAGATAGCAGCGATAGACATAGGGAGTAATGCAGCCCGCCTTCTTATCAATGAAGTAAAGATTAATAACAGAAAACCTGAATTCATCAAACTTAACCTTCTCAGAATTCCTCTGAGACTGGGAATGGATGTTTTCACCATCGGAAAGATAGGCCCGGAAAGAGAAAAAATGGTCATTGACTCTATGAAGATCTTCAGTGACCTGATGAAAATATACAAAGTAGATCATTACAGAGCCTGTGCTACCAGTGCAATGCGTGATGCTGCCAATGGTAATGAAATCATCAACCTGGTAAAAGAAACGTCAGGTATTAATATTGAGATCATTTCCGGTGATGAAGAAGCAACGCTCATCTATGAAAATCACGTAGCAGAAGGTCTTGACAAAGAATTTGCCTATCTATATATTGATGTCGGTGGAGGTTCTACAGAACTTACCTTTTACGAAAACGGTAAAATGGTCTACGAAAAATCCTTCAATATCGGAACGATCCGTCTTCTCAACAATCTTGTAACGATGGACAACTGGAAGGAAATGAAAGATGAAATCAAGAAAAATATCGTCAGCAAAAAACCAATTGTAGCCATCGGGTCAGGAGGAAACATCAACAAAGTATTCTCCATGAGCAAAACCAAAGACGGGAAACCAATGTCCTTGTCTCATCTGAAAAAGGTTTATAGAGAGTTCAATGAATTGTCCGTAGAAGAGAGAATGAGCAATTACAACCTGAGAGAAGACCGTGCAGACGTATTGGTACATGCTCTGGGAATTTTCAACAACGTAATGTCCTGGTCTGACATCAACAGGATTTTTGTCCCTAAAATCTCAGTAGCAGACGGATTGATCCATAATATTTACAGTCAGCTGCAACATAAAAAATAA
- a CDS encoding NAD-dependent epimerase/dehydratase family protein, translated as MNPIKIILTGATGMVGEGVLMECLENPNVSEILSISRKPSGKTHPKLKEYLIPDFLSIDLNDENLKGYDACFFCAGISSVGMNEEDYTKITYDTTLHFAKAVLNQNPDMVFSYVSGASTDSTESGKLMWARVKGKTENDLKRMNFKGAYNFRPGFMKPVDGQLNVKWFFKPFIWIFPVFFQSKSLTLHEVGRAMIKVTQNGYPTSTLEIRDIKNLAI; from the coding sequence ATGAACCCAATCAAAATAATTCTTACAGGAGCTACAGGAATGGTAGGCGAAGGTGTCTTAATGGAATGTCTTGAAAATCCTAATGTTTCAGAAATCCTGAGCATAAGCCGAAAACCTTCCGGAAAAACGCATCCCAAACTGAAAGAATATCTTATCCCTGACTTTTTATCCATAGACCTTAATGATGAAAACCTGAAAGGCTACGATGCCTGCTTTTTCTGCGCAGGAATAAGCAGTGTGGGGATGAATGAAGAAGACTACACCAAAATCACTTACGATACAACCCTCCATTTTGCAAAAGCTGTTTTAAACCAAAACCCGGACATGGTTTTCAGCTATGTCTCCGGAGCAAGCACAGACAGTACAGAGAGTGGAAAACTGATGTGGGCACGCGTAAAAGGGAAAACAGAGAATGATCTGAAAAGAATGAATTTCAAAGGAGCTTATAATTTCCGTCCCGGATTTATGAAACCCGTTGATGGTCAATTGAATGTAAAATGGTTTTTTAAACCTTTTATTTGGATTTTTCCTGTTTTTTTCCAATCAAAATCATTAACTTTACACGAAGTGGGTAGAGCAATGATCAAAGTGACACAAAATGGATACCCAACATCTACTTTAGAAATTAGAGATATTAAAAATTTAGCGATATGA